One region of Drosophila subobscura isolate 14011-0131.10 chromosome J, UCBerk_Dsub_1.0, whole genome shotgun sequence genomic DNA includes:
- the LOC117893702 gene encoding LOW QUALITY PROTEIN: uncharacterized protein LOC117893702 (The sequence of the model RefSeq protein was modified relative to this genomic sequence to represent the inferred CDS: substituted 1 base at 1 genomic stop codon), with the protein MSTLPFLLSVADELDNIHTQSYLDDFGLGFHPHRQYYRSPTIQLSLPASAEWTGRSGSWDQGRHNRYRSYKFYDDSQNNLEEEEQPEEEAYHEHHEHQELPESVQLHADSSSSQQLLTASQCQAAPARKGLGMVVSKSHDVGVGGLGLNLKAGEEEDDENIDRTVRMYNLSKKCCKNYYRHALETGPGASGQRIKCSNLRSESNQSSSSSEESLRKMPSPIEFLTCFLVKKSRTPKCGHSGHSACTGQQLKKTXNAARLLPAPLLSARTSTLTSSTSMTMGTGTGTGTGTSSGLGMGSGTGTGSVSGSGSASGTATTATKRRSQCF; encoded by the exons ATGTCGACGCTTCCCTTTCTACTGAGCGTCGCCGACGAGCTGGACAACATCCACACACAGTCGTACTTGGACGACTTTGGCCTGGGATTCCATCCGCATCGCCAGTACTATCGCTCCCCGACCATCCAGCTCTCGCTGCCGGCCAGCGCGGAGTGGACAGgacgcagcggcagctgggACCAGGGCAGGCACAATCGCTACAGGAGCTACAAGTTCTACGACGATTCCCAGAACAAcctcgaggaggaggagcagcccgaggaggaggcctACCACGAGCATCACGAGCACCAGGAACTGCCAGAGAGCGTACAGCTCCATGCAGACAGCTCCTCTTCC cagcagctgctgacaGCCAGTCAGTGTCAGGCGGCACCTGCCAGGAAGGGCTTGGGCATGGTCGTCTCCAAGTCCCACGATGTGGGAGTGGGCGGCCTGGGGCTCAACCTGAAGGCGGGCGAGGAGGAAGACGACGAGAACATCGACCGCACCGTTCGCATGTACAACCTGTCCAAGAAGTGCTGCAAGAACTACTACCGGCACGCCCTGGAGACCGGGCCGGGGGCCAGCGGGCAGCGGATCAAGTGCAGCAACCTGCGTTCGGAGAGCAACcagtccagctccagctcggagGAGAGCCTGCGCAAGATGCCCTCGCCCATAGAGTTCCTCACGTGCTTCCTGGTCAAGAAGTCCCGGACCCCCAAGTGCGGACACTCTGGGCACTCGGCGTGCACCGGCCAGCAGTTGAAGAAAACATAGAACGCGGCCCGGCTGCTGCCCGCTCCCCTGCTCTCTGCCAGAACGTCGACTCTGACATCATCGACCAGTATGAccatgggcacgggcacgggcacgggcaccgGCACAAGCAGTGGCCTCGGCATGGGCAGTGGCACGGGaactggctctgtctctggctctggctctgcctcggGCACAGCCACGACGGCGACGAAGCGGCGTAGCCAGTGCTTTTGA